Within the Telopea speciosissima isolate NSW1024214 ecotype Mountain lineage chromosome 4, Tspe_v1, whole genome shotgun sequence genome, the region TCgatgaaaaatattctctttttcccccccttttcGAATTGAGAATCGAGAAATCTTATGTTCTATTTTGAAAAGTTATTTTATGGGGGAGGGATCAAAACACTGCCCAGGTATGTTGGCATTTCCCACGCTAAGCCAATGGGCTCGTGGGAAGGAGTGCCTCATGATACTTATACAGGAGGCCCAACTGTTAGAGTTAATAatggtactttaggaactagttcaTTGCCTTGTTgtcttatattgtaatttttcttttttacctttacctccctagggaggtgtatgtagtttcttttatcttattagtgaagtaatataggtgtggtagaGATAATTCTCTAACACACTACATTGAACcatcatctctcttctcctctttcttcttcttgttcttctccaaccttctactgtcatctttctccttgttctcctacattctttaacttccaactCCCACATGgtcagagaggagagagagagagagtgtgtgtcaGATATTGTGAGAGGGCGTGTATTACTGGTAGTGTGTCCatcattttcccttattttaccTTTAAACTTGGAACAGCAGAGTCAATCAGGTCGCTCTTTGCTTTGAGTATTCTACGTGTCTTCTTTTCATTCTAGCAGTAGAATGCCCTCTACAGCACTGCTGTAGAGGATCAGGATCCTGTGAATAACTGGAAATATTAGTACAAAAAAATAGGAAATATAAAATAGGTAGGTTGAGGGACAAAAGGGTAGACAAGGaagttaaaaaacaaatatGTGGATAAGCTTCAAAGAAATTGCACCAATAAAGCTCCATGGATCATGCCTAGAGGGCCTTGAAAGCATCACTTCAGAACTTAGCACTGAACTTGCATATGCCAGcaacattttttgtgtgcaacaGAAAGCACAAGAGGACTTATGCTTAAACTTTAAAGTTGATAAACATAGTAGATTTATACCTTTCTATTTTGGCCATAACCTCTCCAACTCTATTGGATTGATGCGAGTTAGGTTTGAAGATAAGGTGACTCAAAAACCTCTATGGTAATGCTAAATCAAGCCAACAGGTAAGCTTTTACCTGATAAAAATGAAGCCTAAAGAAAAGTGACAGGAGTAAGGCATTGACTCAGTTTAGATAAGAATATATTACTATAGTTCCATATAAGATTTAGACATAAACTTACAATGTGACACCAAGAATGACAAAAATTCCCTCGACAGAAGGGCAAAAAAAAGAATGGCATAAAAAATGTGagaggcatagttgtcaaggcagcaAACCGCTCCTTCAAACCCTAGGCATTGGGTTGCTTCTTTGTCAAAGCACTTGGTaaacagaataaaatagaaaaaagaaaaagaggaggaagacaaGGTAATGATGCAAGCCTCCAGCAACCAGAATaaaggaaagggagaaagaaagtagaagaagagggagaagatggAACATAAACACATGTCCCGTTTCTATTGTAGCTTCCGTCACTATCTGGTTGCCTACTGAAGTCCCTGCTTGTGGCTGCTACAAGCAAATTGATAGCTGCTGCTCCCTCTTTGGAGTGACAAAAgcatcttttttttgggggagggggaatttaaatgtgtttatatgtATGTCCTATTTTGTATTATTCATAATACCACCCTTATCTCTGTTACAAGGACTTGACCTTGTTATCTCTTATATCAACCATGTATTACTGAGGATGTGGTTTCTCTAGGTTAGCACTGGGACGAATGTTTAAGTAGGCATATTTGGGTGACTTTATTTGTCATGTTACAGGTTCAAGGGGGCTGAATTTTATCGGTAGGTTGGGTAACTTTTAGTTTGAAAGCATTATTTCTTATGTAGAACAATCAGCGATACCAATACTAGTGGAAAGGGTTGAATATGCATTGGGCCTTATTACAGATGGCAAATCCATATGTACAGATCCATCTTTCAGTGTGCTCACTGCTTGTCTAGAAAACCTTTTGCCTAAGATTTACTGTCCAGGATGGTACAAGAGTTGCTATCATGTCTTGATGAGTTGGTGGGATCATGTACTATTTGGTTGTGAGGTCTATCATCCTTGTGGCACCTAGGTTGCACATCAAAGATCGTTCTTTAATTAGTCAGTCGATAATAGAGTTTTGTTTCCGATTTCTTGATATTGTTGGTGCTTTTTATTGAATTGGCTTGTTaagtttctttttggtttttggcaTAGTTTTCAAGGTGTCGCCTTAGatttttttccctcctccaACACCTAGGGTcacctagatgccgtgacaactgtGGGTTTTGGGTTAAGACCTTTCTTTCATCAAGAATCTGATGGTCTGAAATCAAaagtttattttcttctttttaaagttTGTCTGACCGTCTCAAGCGGGCAATATACTGTTGCTGCTTTCAGTTTATGTCTGGATAATATTTATGTACACTTTTGACCTTCATTCTTTGTTGTAGTTTGGTGAAAACATCTCTCTATCTTATGCTTATCTTGAGGACACTTTATTTGTCACTCTACAACTAAaggtttttttggtttctggCAGATGGGTTTCCAATTTGCTGGTAAAGCTGTATACACTGCAGTATGGGTTGCTGCTGTTTCATTGTTCATGGAGTTGTTAGGTTTCTCTACTCAGAAGTGGGTCACTGCTGGAGGTCTTGGAACAGTATTGCTGACCCTTGCTGGTCGTGAGGTACAGTTCGGTTCTTGTGTCAATCTACTGATAGAAGTAAACTTCTTTGTTAATACCAGGAAAGGTAATGATGCCTGATTCCATCTATCTTGAATTTTCTTGAAATCCTTAATATTATTGTTAATGTCTTCAGATATTCACGAACTTTCTCTCAAGCGTGATGATCCATGCAACACAGCCATTTGTTGTGAACGaatggatccaaacaaagatTGAAGGCTATGAAGTTTCTGGTACTGTTGAGGTTTGTACTAGCCATAAAAAACCTACATgtcagaacaagggattatagAAAACATGGGAAAAGAAAGATTTCAGAGGGGAAGAAAGGGAAATAGTCTACATGTGAATGCAGTTTGGTATCTCTTACTCCATTTGTGTATGCTTATTTCTGTGTTATGTGGAAGACATCTCTTTTTAACTTTCTTCTGTGGGTTTGGAGTGAGATACTACTTTGCAAGTTGAAAAGAGGGAGGTACCAGCacacctttcttctttttctcccccttcATTTTagttaacttaaaaaaaaaattctaaaagaaaTTTGTGAATCAGTAGGCTCTGAATTGCGTAACCTGCaggttcttcttattcttttcttttatttcataagAAACTAAACCTTTAATGCACTTCTTGATCTACATGACTTTTCACTGTTTCAGCATGTGGGCTGGTGGTCGCCAACAATTATAAGAGGTGAAGACCGTGAAGCAGTTCACATTCCAAACCACAAGTTCACGGTGAATGTTGTGAGGAATCTCACCCAGAAAACTCATTGGCGTATCAAAACACACCTTGCCATCAGTCACTTGGATGTTAATAAGATTAATGTGAGGAGCCATCAAACATGTCATTGCACAGATGACACTGGACATGCATGTGCTATCAATTTCTTTCCCTCAGATCAATAATACTTGCATATTCTTTTTCCATGTGCAGAATATTGTAGCAGACATGCGCAAAGTCCTGGCAAAAAATCCTCAAGTGGAGCAGCAGAGGTTGCATAGAAGGGTGTTTCTAGAAAATATTAATCCAGAAAATCAGGCTCTTTTGGTAATCATCTTTCCCTTTTAGTTGATATTGATAAACTTAAAAGCCACTATGGGCTTGTTGATGGATTTTGGTTGCTGGAAAAGTCTTAGTCAAGTTATATAAATAATCTCGTGTTCCACTGTTTGTATTCTCCAGTTATTTATTGTCATGCATTCTTGATTCAGGTTGATGCCTATATCTTTTGGTCTATTATGACATCAATTAGATTTAGACCCGTGAGGACTGGAGAATTTTCAGCTTACAATTTGAACTATGTTTCCTTTTTTAGATTGCTTTTCCTTGTACTGTTTACAGCAGGACAATAGTATTAGCAATAATGTTGTCTCCCCATTCATAAGTGTTTTTCCATGGAATTTCATACACCTGAGATGTCTTTTTCGTTGGCAACGTTCCAAACCACTTAGACATATCAATTTGATTCAGATTATAGGATCTAAAATAGCGAGGGGCAGGCCGAAAATGACCCTAAGAGTactagtgaggaaagacatgcatagtttaggacTGATCTCAAGTATTacatcgaatagagctgattggagggcaaggttCCATGTACCCGACCCTATTTAGGTAGGATATTGCTGAGTTGTTACCGACGTTGTTGtgcccttttcttttattattatttgttttatttcgtttttgcaaggatccatgtagctgatcccatttatttgggataaggctgagttgttgtagtTGTGTTTCTGCACAAAATGTTATGATCAGCTGGTAATGTCTTTTTTTTGCCCTGGTATGTCTCACAGATTCTCATCTCCTGCTTTGTGAAGACTTCACATTTTGAAGAGTACCTCTGTGTCAAGGTAAGAggaattaatttttaatttatatttccCTTGAACTGTCACTGTTGGCGATTGCAATTGTGCTATCCTTGAAACTAGTCTGGCATTCATAAATGGGGGTTTCTGTATAACTATTAACTTGTTGAAGGACATGAATGGATATTTGTATCAATGTGTCcacctgtgtgtgtgtgtgtgtggaaacATGCTTGTATCCATAAGTAGGAAGATGTAGTGGGCTTCAAAAGGATGAATGGCTGTAAGGAAACTGTAAACCTTTTCAAGGAAAGGGATATTTCACTTGGCGATTAAGGGAGGGGttaaaaaagttttttttttttggtgggggggggggggggggagaggttgGGGAGGGGATGGGAAGATGGGTCCTCAAGTTTCTAGTGTGCAGTGTGCTGTTAAATGGTgaaggggaaagggaaaggTTTTTGGATTGTCGAATTCCTTGCGAGTTCCTCAAAGGTAAAGATGTATGAGCCAACTGTACTTAACCTTGTCCAACTAGTTGGTGTTTGATACATTACTTCGTTCTTCTCTGAAAGATTTTGTTGCTATAGAAGTAGGTTCTCAAGAACTTATCTTTAAAAAGCTTGCCTCCAACACTGCTACTGCTGGAGCCCTTTCTTGGTAGATATATCGTTATATTTATATCTGGTTAGCTTGCTGAtaattatgttttcttttttgggcaCAGTTGCCACACCTTTCTTTTTCATGCATTTCTAgcttgtttttgtttgttgctGCATGAGTTGGTGATGATTTAATAACTCAGAAGAATAAATGGAACAGGAAGCTATTTTGTTGGATCTCCTCAGAGTCATTAGCCATCACCGTGCTCGGCTTGCCACTCCCATCCGTACAGTTCAGAAAATATACAGTGATGCTGACATGGAAAGCATGCCATTTGGGGATGCAATATTCTCTCGTCCTGGACCAGCTACTAACCGTCCACTCCTAGTGATAGAGCCCCCATATAGAATTAGTGGTGATGACAAAAAAACTCGCTCAGTTCGTTCAAATGAACAGCAGGATGCTAAGGTTGTTACAACATCAATGTCCGAGTCCAAGGCTGCGGCAACATCTGACAAGAAGGGAGATACGAAAGTTGGGGCAATATCTGACAACAAAGGAGATGCTAAAGTTGGGGCGACATCTGACAACAAAGGAGATGCTAAAGTTGGAGTAACATCCAATTCCAAGACAGATACTAAGGTTGGGGCAACATCAACTGACTCCAAGGCAGAATCCAAGGTTGCAGCGTCATCTTCTTTTGATACCAAGACAGACGGTAAGATTTCACCAATGCCAATTTCCAAGGAAGAACCTAAGAGTGCATCAATGTCAAAAACCGGCTCAAAGTCATCGACTTCAGTCTTAGAAAGTTCAATCCGAACCAATTCAGACAAGCAGCTATCTAAGAAGGCAGCAGGTTCAGGGGTTTCTGCAGCCTCCTCACTGACAAAGCAAGAAAGTGAAAGGTCATCAGTTGCACCCCCTCCAATATCCAGGCCGTCCTTGGAAGAAAATATTGTTCTTGGTGTTGCATTAGAGGGTTCAAAGCGAACCCTCCCAATTGAGGAAGATCTGGGTCCATCTCCCTCTGCGGCAGGAGAGGCAAAGGAATTGGCAGCCTGCCGGAATGGAAATGGATCTCCTGGTGGGAAAGATAAGAGGGAGAGTCAGATATCTGCAGTTCCGGGCATGGGAGCTGGTGATCAGCGAGATCAGGAAAGGTGACCagtgcaattttttttccctttttcttttgatatcaTTCTATTTTATCTCAGGAAAATGCTAGAAGCTGTGTTTTTAGAGGCTGGCATTACATGGTGTATATGTTATGATTGAATTCTCCAAATTGCTGATTGTTTAATGTGTAGAATGTTGGTATAAGTTCAGGGATTAGCAACACCaccatatgtatatgtattttttttttaaaatttttggaaGGGAAGAGAACTCTGATCCCCCTTCTCGTTAGATTAAGAAATACCCATCCAGCTTAGGCCTAGTGACTAATGTCAGCCTGTTGtggttagggatgtaaatggaatGCATTTGAAGCAGATGACTAGAGTTCGAATTTGTATCTGATTAGCATATTTGCTATTCAAATTCAATTGGATATTGATGGAGATATCATTTGTATGTTCGAGTTTGCATTCACTCACTATTGGTATTGCCGGGGCATTCTTCTCATGGAAGGAAATGGGGTTTTAAGTCTTGAGACGGTTCCTTGCCTTCGATCTTTGCACTTTCTCAAATCATCTTTGCCATGTTGCCGTCTCTCTTTACCTGATACCATTTTCTTTGTGATTTTTGTCGACTTAAGGGAGCTGTCACTTTATCACCAATCCTTCTCTTGGTCGCTTAGTTGGTTTCTCCTTAAtcatctttaatttttcttctgTTGATGTTGCTGCCATTTTCTGTGTACAAGTTTTAGGACTTGGGTGCCCTGACCCCGAGTACTGCAACCCTTTTGTGGTATGCTGGTGGTGTTTGTTCCTTCTAGGCTATGGATTGTACTCAACTCTACCTCGGTAGGGTTTTGCACTTGTGATTAGGTGTGACAACAGTTGTTGCTTCGGTCTCTGCATCTTCACCTGAAGGTCGAG harbors:
- the LOC122658481 gene encoding mechanosensitive ion channel protein 2, chloroplastic-like isoform X2, whose translation is MAFSGSLQLSHELGIGKNHVRGNRFKSLVGRGRLHLLSISLSSHASRQDAWSLRLLDSVNRPICSVHSRYNVFVCRSSLVPGQANEIPIVKNAALALTRSFNALRGSPLVLQLVPAVGIIAFTIWGLGPLMCQSRNLFLHKSDSSWRKSSTHSFMTSYLQPLLLWTGATLICRALDPVVLPSEASQAVKQRLLIFVRSLSTVLAFAYCLSSLIQQAQKFFMETNESSDTRNMGFQFAGKAVYTAVWVAAVSLFMELLGFSTQKWVTAGGLGTVLLTLAGREIFTNFLSSVMIHATQPFVVNEWIQTKIEGYEVSGTVEHVGWWSPTIIRGEDREAVHIPNHKFTVNVVRNLTQKTHWRIKTHLAISHLDVNKINNIVADMRKVLAKNPQVEQQRLHRRVFLENINPENQALLILISCFVKTSHFEEYLCVKEAILLDLLRVISHHRARLATPIRTVQKIYSDADMESMPFGDAIFSRPGPATNRPLLVIEPPYRISGDDKKTRSVRSNEQQDAKVVTTSMSESKAAATSDKGDAKVGATSDNKGDAKVGVTSNSKTDTKVGATSTDSKAESKVAASSSFDTKTDGKISPMPISKEEPKSASMSKTGSKSSTSVLESSIRTNSDKQLSKKAAGSGVSAASSLTKQESERSSVAPPPISRPSLEENIVLGVALEGSKRTLPIEEDLGPSPSAAGEAKELAACRNGNGSPGGKDKRESQISAVPGMGAGDQRDQER
- the LOC122658481 gene encoding mechanosensitive ion channel protein 2, chloroplastic-like isoform X3, producing MAFSGSLQLSHELGIGKNHVRGNRFKSLVGRGRLHLLSISLSSHASRQDAWSLRLLDSVNRPICSVHSRYNVFVCRSSLVPGQANEIPIVKNAALALTRSFNALRGSPLVLQLVPAVGIIAFTIWGLGPLMCQSRNLFLHKSDSSWRKSSTHSFMTSYLQPLLLWTGATLICRALDPVVLPSEASQAVKQRLLIFVRSLSTVLAFAYCLSSLIQQAQKFFMETNESSDTRNMGFQFAGKAVYTAVWVAAVSLFMELLGFSTQKWVTAGGLGTVLLTLAGREIFTNFLSSVMIHATQPFVVNEWIQTKIEGYEVSGTVEHVGWWSPTIIRGEDREAVHIPNHKFTVNVVRNLTQKTHWRIKTHLAISHLDVNKINNIVADMRKVLAKNPQVEQQRLHRRVFLENINPENQALLILISCFVKTSHFEEYLCVKEAILLDLLRVISHHRARLATPIRTVQKIYSDADMESMPFGDAIFSRPGPATNRPLLVIEPPYRISGDDKKTRSVRSNEQQDAKVVTTSMSESKADAKVGATSDNKGDAKVGVTSNSKTDTKVGATSTDSKAESKVAASSSFDTKTDGKISPMPISKEEPKSASMSKTGSKSSTSVLESSIRTNSDKQLSKKAAGSGVSAASSLTKQESERSSVAPPPISRPSLEENIVLGVALEGSKRTLPIEEDLGPSPSAAGEAKELAACRNGNGSPGGKDKRESQISAVPGMGAGDQRDQER
- the LOC122658481 gene encoding mechanosensitive ion channel protein 2, chloroplastic-like isoform X1 codes for the protein MAFSGSLQLSHELGIGKNHVRGNRFKSLVGRGRLHLLSISLSSHASRQDAWSLRLLDSVNRPICSVHSRYNVFVCRSSLVPGQANEIPIVKNAALALTRSFNALRGSPLVLQLVPAVGIIAFTIWGLGPLMCQSRNLFLHKSDSSWRKSSTHSFMTSYLQPLLLWTGATLICRALDPVVLPSEASQAVKQRLLIFVRSLSTVLAFAYCLSSLIQQAQKFFMETNESSDTRNMGFQFAGKAVYTAVWVAAVSLFMELLGFSTQKWVTAGGLGTVLLTLAGREIFTNFLSSVMIHATQPFVVNEWIQTKIEGYEVSGTVEHVGWWSPTIIRGEDREAVHIPNHKFTVNVVRNLTQKTHWRIKTHLAISHLDVNKINNIVADMRKVLAKNPQVEQQRLHRRVFLENINPENQALLILISCFVKTSHFEEYLCVKEAILLDLLRVISHHRARLATPIRTVQKIYSDADMESMPFGDAIFSRPGPATNRPLLVIEPPYRISGDDKKTRSVRSNEQQDAKVVTTSMSESKAAATSDKKGDTKVGAISDNKGDAKVGATSDNKGDAKVGVTSNSKTDTKVGATSTDSKAESKVAASSSFDTKTDGKISPMPISKEEPKSASMSKTGSKSSTSVLESSIRTNSDKQLSKKAAGSGVSAASSLTKQESERSSVAPPPISRPSLEENIVLGVALEGSKRTLPIEEDLGPSPSAAGEAKELAACRNGNGSPGGKDKRESQISAVPGMGAGDQRDQER